AGACCCGTCCATTGTTCTGTTGGATGAACCGACAGCAGGCATGACTGGAGACGAAACCTATATGACGGGTGAAATCATTAAAAGCATTTCGAAATCTCATTCCGTTGTGGTAATTGAGCATGATATGGAATTTGTTAAACAAATAGCGAAACGTATTGTAGTGCTACACCAGGGAATGGTCTTAGCAGAAGGTTCAATCGAAAATATTCAAGCTAACCCTAAAGTCATTGAGGTCTATCTCGGTCGTGAAACAATCAACGCTGCTGCGTAAAGAAGAAGACTTGACTATTGCTAAGCCATTGCTGGATATGGTGAATGTCACGGCTGGCTATGGCCAAACCCCGGTCTTATTTGATGTTGACCTGTCTGTTGCAGAAGGAGAAATAGCCTGTTTGTTGGGGCGAAATGGTGTAGGTAAAACGACGTTGCTACGCAGCATTATTGGTTTGAATCCCTTAACTAGCGGTAGTATCTCTTTCAATGATGTTGATATTACAAAGGCTCCTACCTATAAGCGTGCTAGAAAAGGAATTGCCTATATCCCTCAAGGCCGAGAAATTATTCCCTACTTAACGGTGCTAGATAATCTAAAAATGGGTTTCAGTGCAAGTGGCAAGAAGGTTAAGCGAATTCCATCTGAAATTTTTGATTTTTTCCCAATGCTAAAAGATCATTTACAGCGTCAGGGAGGATTGTTGAGCGGAGGACAACAACAACAGCTTGCTATTGCTCGGGGCGTAATGTGTAACCCTAAAATCATGTTACTGGATGAGCCGACAGAAGGCATTCAGCCCTCTATTGTTCAAGAGATTGAAGATACCTTGAGACGTATCAATTTAGAGAAAGGAATCACGATCATAGTGGTTGAACAAAAAATAGAGTTTGCTCGTAAGTTAGCTCAGAAGTTTTTCATCATGGAAAAGGGAGCTATTGTGGAAAAGGGTAAGACAGATAGACTCACTGATTCTTTGTTGCATCGCTATTTAGCTGTATAAGTCGATGGTTTTCTAGATGGAAATGATTGATATTTAGCTACCTTTTTTCGCAGTTTTTCATTTATTTTTATTGAAATTTATTGGCGATATACATTGACTTCATGAAATAGCTTGGATTCGATGATTAACTCTCAATATATAAGTCTTTGTAGCCATATTTGACGCAATCTACCTGTTATAAAATGTCTCTTCAATGGATAAATATAGTCTTAGTAATATAGAGACATCAGCTCTTATCTCCTTTATGGAAGTTGCTGAGCGGGGAAGCTTTACTGAGGCAGCCATTGCG
The Acaryochloris marina S15 genome window above contains:
- the urtE gene encoding urea ABC transporter ATP-binding subunit UrtE, whose translation is MVNVTAGYGQTPVLFDVDLSVAEGEIACLLGRNGVGKTTLLRSIIGLNPLTSGSISFNDVDITKAPTYKRARKGIAYIPQGREIIPYLTVLDNLKMGFSASGKKVKRIPSEIFDFFPMLKDHLQRQGGLLSGGQQQQLAIARGVMCNPKIMLLDEPTEGIQPSIVQEIEDTLRRINLEKGITIIVVEQKIEFARKLAQKFFIMEKGAIVEKGKTDRLTDSLLHRYLAV